From Burkholderia pseudomultivorans, the proteins below share one genomic window:
- a CDS encoding BON domain-containing protein — protein MNKTPHLSTLLAVSAAFLLGVAPMANVHAQASSGDGTAAESSQPVTDTWITTKVKSELATTDGLKSLDIGVKTIDGVVTLTGVLPSKIAVKKAVAVTRAIKGVKHVDASGLKAKA, from the coding sequence ATGAACAAGACCCCGCATCTTTCGACGCTGCTCGCCGTCAGCGCGGCCTTTCTGCTCGGCGTCGCGCCCATGGCGAACGTCCATGCGCAGGCCTCGTCCGGCGACGGCACGGCGGCCGAATCGAGCCAGCCCGTCACCGACACGTGGATCACGACCAAGGTGAAGAGCGAACTCGCGACCACCGACGGGCTGAAAAGCCTGGACATCGGCGTGAAGACGATCGACGGCGTCGTCACGCTGACCGGCGTGCTGCCGAGCAAGATCGCCGTGAAGAAGGCAGTCGCGGTGACGCGCGCGATCAAGGGCGTGAAGCACGTCGACGCATCCGGCCTGAAGGCAAAGGCCTGA
- a CDS encoding CsbD family protein, with amino-acid sequence MNEDKIKGQWKQLSGKLKAKWGKLTDDDLKVADGNREYLAGKIQERYGIARDEAEKQLKEFDREL; translated from the coding sequence ATGAACGAGGACAAGATCAAGGGCCAATGGAAGCAGCTCTCGGGCAAGCTCAAGGCCAAGTGGGGCAAGCTGACCGACGACGATCTCAAGGTGGCCGACGGCAATCGCGAGTATCTGGCCGGCAAGATCCAGGAGCGTTACGGGATCGCCCGCGACGAAGCCGAGAAGCAGCTGAAGGAGTTCGACCGCGAGCTGTAA